Proteins encoded within one genomic window of Leptolyngbya sp. SIO1E4:
- a CDS encoding helix-turn-helix transcriptional regulator: MSESQSEMTDKIHLELSSSLADFTKEEDVLRIFSSLPLQSSADAGWKSIQLHHHFLPAGETQEFANPNHVIVIHESQQPIELEHTFDGKRQSEFLHPQKIVFLPEGIPRRGTWEDTVEFTLILLDPIAVTRTAYESIDPDRISLLPQSMESDPLIYQFGTALRQVLQMQPQPSKLYAESMATALSAHLLQYYATQKKPLQAFSGGLPKHKLRQAIDYIQAHLADDISLATIAEVVGMSQYHFSRLFKQTTGFSPYQYVIKCRVERGKELLLQKERNITDISLQVGFSSHSHFTQNFKRLIGVTPKKFVQQQ; this comes from the coding sequence ATGTCAGAATCCCAGTCTGAAATGACTGATAAAATACACTTAGAACTGTCATCATCATTGGCAGATTTCACCAAAGAAGAAGACGTTCTCCGGATTTTTTCGAGTCTGCCGCTTCAATCGAGTGCTGATGCTGGCTGGAAAAGCATCCAACTGCATCATCATTTTCTCCCAGCTGGGGAAACTCAGGAGTTTGCTAACCCTAATCACGTCATCGTCATTCACGAATCGCAACAGCCCATCGAACTAGAACACACGTTTGATGGCAAGCGACAGAGTGAATTTCTTCATCCTCAGAAAATTGTTTTTTTGCCAGAGGGGATACCTCGACGGGGCACCTGGGAAGACACCGTTGAATTTACGCTGATCTTACTGGATCCGATCGCCGTCACGCGCACAGCCTATGAATCGATTGACCCTGATCGCATTTCCTTATTGCCTCAATCGATGGAATCAGATCCCTTGATTTATCAATTCGGTACTGCCTTGAGGCAAGTACTGCAAATGCAGCCACAACCCAGCAAACTTTATGCAGAATCCATGGCGACAGCACTATCAGCGCACTTACTGCAATATTACGCCACTCAAAAAAAGCCCCTGCAAGCTTTTTCGGGCGGCTTACCCAAACACAAGCTACGACAGGCGATCGACTACATTCAAGCTCATCTTGCGGATGATATCTCACTTGCCACGATCGCCGAGGTGGTCGGCATGAGCCAGTACCATTTCAGCCGTCTCTTTAAGCAAACAACTGGTTTTTCCCCCTATCAATACGTGATTAAGTGCCGAGTCGAGCGTGGGAAAGAACTGCTTCTGCAGAAAGAGCGCAATATCACAGACATATCCTTGCAGGTTGGGTTTTCTAGCCATAGCCACTTTACCCAAAATTTCAAGCGACTCATTGGAGTAACCCCTAAAAAATTTGTTCAGCAACAATGA
- a CDS encoding efflux RND transporter periplasmic adaptor subunit has product MICSYKPLKTISLASVVLIGTSLLGSCRSIESPANASQSTAVSVELAAVKSDTISDSSEFLAQLESRQAVVLQPRVEGQIEQIFVRVGDEVEAGDPIIQIDAREQLASVASQATEIEAAHANVQRARASRQQASANLSHSHASLQNAEATLATLEADRRKASAELRFNEEQYQRFESIYTEGAISSQDLAQYRNGLDVAHAELQAVESRIQAQQAEIESYRASLSAQQAEVTAQEAELAYAERQIQQAQANTEAQEARLGYYTITAPFAGTIGNVPVKVGDFVSTDTQLTKVAQNDSLEVNVSIPINRVPYVGIGTEVEILNAQDHVVETSRIFFIAPNVVDGTQLVLVKARLENSNSELRADEFIRARVIWEQQPGLKIPTTAISRIAGQTFVFAAESSEDGLVARQTPVELGEIEGNYYQVLGGLDSDDQIAVTGLLQLYDGAAIAPES; this is encoded by the coding sequence ATGATCTGTTCCTACAAACCTTTGAAAACCATCAGTTTAGCTAGCGTTGTCCTTATAGGCACGTCACTACTCGGTTCCTGTCGGTCCATTGAATCCCCTGCCAACGCAAGTCAATCCACAGCTGTTTCGGTAGAGTTAGCTGCTGTTAAAAGTGACACGATTAGCGATAGTTCTGAGTTTTTGGCTCAACTAGAATCACGCCAGGCGGTTGTTTTACAACCACGAGTAGAAGGCCAAATTGAGCAAATCTTTGTGCGTGTGGGAGATGAAGTTGAAGCGGGAGACCCCATCATACAAATCGACGCTCGCGAACAACTCGCTTCTGTGGCAAGTCAGGCCACTGAAATCGAGGCAGCTCACGCTAACGTTCAACGCGCACGAGCAAGTCGTCAACAGGCTAGCGCCAACCTATCGCACTCTCACGCTAGCCTTCAAAACGCTGAAGCCACCCTCGCAACTCTCGAAGCGGACCGTCGCAAAGCCTCGGCTGAGCTTAGGTTCAATGAAGAGCAGTATCAGCGTTTTGAATCTATTTACACCGAAGGGGCCATCAGCAGCCAAGATCTGGCTCAATATCGCAATGGTTTAGATGTGGCCCACGCAGAACTGCAGGCCGTAGAGTCTCGCATACAAGCGCAACAGGCTGAAATCGAATCCTACAGAGCCAGCCTCAGCGCCCAGCAGGCAGAAGTGACGGCCCAAGAAGCCGAACTCGCCTATGCCGAACGGCAAATTCAGCAGGCTCAGGCTAACACTGAAGCACAAGAAGCTAGACTTGGCTACTACACCATTACTGCTCCGTTTGCGGGCACGATTGGCAATGTCCCCGTGAAGGTGGGTGACTTTGTCAGTACAGACACCCAACTCACTAAAGTTGCACAAAATGACTCGCTTGAGGTGAACGTTTCTATCCCCATTAATCGAGTTCCCTATGTCGGTATCGGGACAGAAGTTGAGATCCTGAATGCTCAGGATCACGTGGTCGAAACTAGCCGCATCTTTTTCATTGCGCCTAATGTGGTAGACGGGACGCAATTGGTTTTGGTGAAAGCTCGGCTAGAAAATTCAAATAGTGAATTACGCGCCGATGAGTTTATTCGAGCTCGCGTTATTTGGGAACAACAGCCAGGTTTGAAGATTCCAACAACGGCGATTTCTCGGATTGCAGGACAAACCTTTGTATTTGCGGCCGAATCTAGTGAGGATGGGCTCGTGGCTCGTCAGACACCCGTAGAACTCGGCGAGATTGAAGGAAATTATTATCAAGTTTTGGGCGGACTCGACTCTGACGATCAGATTGCAGTAACTGGCTTACTACAGCTCTATGACGGGGCTGCGATCGCCCCTGAATCGTAA
- a CDS encoding helix-turn-helix transcriptional regulator — MSSESSIHMAEVVQPGWVRSSQSLHQGSIVAEHQVHPAGECETSEGLPHHVLVFGLGNVSRQVMRLDGREYDSSLRRGDFLLIPADAPFFSACESTDEVLAFIIQPTFLESLALAVNPAQPTRVELISTFKRRDQQLEEIVWCFQRETQVGNWGSRLCLESLTNLLAVHLLRNYSSRILKSLKTKQGLSKLKLNQVLDYIDANLGQEIRLADLAQVVSLNPSYFSSLFKLSTGISPWQYVTQQRLERAKKLLTRHHYSIAEIAVQCGFSCQSHLTHQFRKMIGITPNEYRQRL; from the coding sequence ATGTCTTCTGAATCATCCATTCATATGGCAGAAGTGGTCCAGCCCGGTTGGGTGCGCTCTAGTCAAAGCCTTCACCAAGGCAGCATTGTCGCCGAGCATCAGGTTCACCCTGCTGGCGAATGCGAAACATCTGAAGGGTTGCCTCACCATGTGCTGGTGTTTGGACTAGGCAACGTCTCGCGTCAAGTGATGCGATTAGATGGTCGGGAGTATGACAGTTCACTTAGACGAGGCGACTTTTTGTTAATTCCTGCCGATGCCCCTTTCTTTAGCGCCTGCGAGTCAACAGATGAGGTCTTAGCTTTTATCATTCAGCCGACTTTTTTAGAAAGCCTCGCCTTAGCGGTAAATCCTGCTCAACCTACACGGGTTGAGCTAATCAGCACGTTTAAGCGCCGCGACCAACAGCTTGAAGAAATCGTGTGGTGCTTCCAGCGTGAAACTCAAGTAGGGAATTGGGGAAGTAGGCTGTGTCTGGAATCGTTAACGAATCTCTTAGCAGTTCATCTACTACGGAACTATTCTTCACGTATCCTGAAGTCTCTCAAGACTAAACAAGGGCTCAGTAAGCTGAAGCTAAATCAAGTACTAGACTATATCGACGCGAATCTGGGCCAAGAGATCCGGCTAGCCGATTTGGCGCAGGTGGTAAGTCTCAACCCATCCTACTTTTCGAGCCTTTTTAAGCTTTCCACAGGAATCTCTCCTTGGCAATATGTTACGCAACAAAGACTTGAGCGAGCAAAAAAGTTATTGACGCGGCACCACTACTCGATCGCAGAGATCGCGGTTCAGTGTGGCTTCAGCTGTCAGAGCCACCTCACTCATCAGTTTCGCAAAATGATAGGGATCACACCCAATGAATATCGACAGCGCCTTTGA
- a CDS encoding GAF domain-containing protein, producing the protein MARDPQIQTELQQALQNAILQEREQAAQRQVAWLSTVAEIANLLLRTADYKAALPDVVRLLGEAVGSDRCLIIQELPDPATGNPWLEVLAEWAKEGVAAVSADIPEGEPQMVVDGDWADLHEQLQRGELTNYIVADMPEPWRGFLEALDVVSSASVPIMVDGQFWGHIDFDSCSEARLYDATEIGILQTAAEMIAGAIARSAEDKALHQSEQRYRTLFEISSEGIYRFEFDKPIPLNLPVDEQVQLVYRYCRVIGANATYAAMYGLDDPGELAGFRLLNLHVMESPQNQAMMQTYVENGYQLHNIETEEVDLQGNRRYFLNNIATIIKNGYAIGGWASQLDITERRLAQQALLEAEQARSQELAGLNAELQQTLERLAESEERYRTLFEISSEGIYRFEFEQPIPIDLPVDEQIDLIYQHYRMVEANSTYAAMYDEDNPETLVGLRLTDVHVVGSAQNQATMRAFVENGYQFYNAETEQVDLEGNRRYFLNNAVTVIKNGHAIGGWASHLDITERRLAQQALLEAEQNRVAELAKTNQALKNSLDHLAADPDLNAFLGYVLLEITQQLDLDVAALWFYDAATQTLSLEILIEQGQVKLRDQIQAPEAYLHPTTTSTPVWEMLLRTKQPFVVNRENGADYTFHDTYAYQTEQLGLQVCANFLLRLGDEPIGMLGLGATQPMTFTPEAIELAQALTQQATLAIQLMRLADEAKHAAIFEERNRLAGEIHDTLAQAFTGISLQLGVAKSIAPQDPTETQRILERALQLAHAGLTEARRAVWAIYPSAAKYTDLCQMLRDVTHQLAVNVPIELRVEGEPYDVPALLGLNLTRIAQEAITNALKHAQASIVQVVLVYEPQDISLHISDDGCGFLPQQDAGGFGLMSLSQRSERIGGELQIHSQPGQGTEIWMHVNLERFAEMLRASTSQAGLSQDLGDE; encoded by the coding sequence ATGGCTCGCGATCCGCAAATTCAGACAGAACTGCAGCAGGCTTTGCAGAATGCGATTTTGCAAGAGCGTGAGCAGGCTGCACAGAGACAGGTTGCCTGGCTCTCAACGGTTGCTGAAATCGCCAATTTACTGTTAAGAACAGCTGACTACAAAGCCGCCTTACCCGACGTAGTCCGGCTGTTAGGAGAAGCGGTAGGGAGCGATCGCTGTTTGATCATCCAAGAGTTACCCGACCCTGCAACCGGTAATCCTTGGCTAGAGGTGTTGGCAGAATGGGCTAAAGAAGGAGTGGCAGCAGTCAGTGCCGATATCCCCGAAGGAGAACCCCAAATGGTCGTGGATGGGGACTGGGCCGACCTGCATGAGCAGCTGCAGCGGGGCGAATTGACCAACTATATTGTGGCGGACATGCCGGAGCCCTGGCGGGGGTTTTTAGAAGCCCTGGATGTGGTTTCATCGGCATCGGTGCCGATTATGGTAGACGGGCAGTTTTGGGGCCATATCGATTTTGATAGCTGCTCTGAAGCACGGCTCTATGATGCGACAGAGATTGGGATCTTGCAGACCGCCGCCGAAATGATTGCGGGGGCGATCGCGCGTTCTGCCGAAGACAAAGCCCTGCATCAGTCGGAACAACGCTACCGTACCCTGTTTGAGATCAGCAGCGAAGGCATCTATCGTTTTGAGTTTGATAAGCCGATTCCACTGAACCTGCCAGTCGATGAGCAGGTTCAGCTAGTGTATCGCTACTGTCGCGTGATTGGTGCAAATGCTACTTATGCGGCCATGTATGGCCTAGACGACCCAGGAGAGCTGGCTGGATTCCGACTCCTAAATCTCCACGTTATGGAGTCGCCGCAAAATCAGGCCATGATGCAGACCTATGTCGAAAACGGCTACCAACTTCACAATATAGAAACAGAAGAAGTTGACCTGCAAGGGAATCGCCGCTATTTCCTGAATAATATTGCCACCATCATCAAAAATGGCTACGCCATTGGCGGTTGGGCCTCGCAGCTTGACATTACCGAACGGCGACTGGCGCAGCAGGCGCTGTTAGAGGCTGAGCAGGCGCGTTCTCAAGAACTCGCAGGACTTAACGCTGAACTCCAGCAAACCCTAGAGCGGCTGGCTGAATCAGAAGAGCGCTATCGCACCCTGTTTGAAATCAGCAGCGAAGGTATCTATCGCTTTGAGTTCGAGCAGCCGATTCCTATTGACCTGCCGGTTGATGAGCAAATTGACTTAATCTACCAGCATTACCGCATGGTTGAAGCAAATTCAACCTATGCCGCTATGTATGACGAAGACAACCCAGAAACTTTAGTAGGTTTGCGGCTCACAGATGTACATGTCGTGGGGTCAGCGCAGAATCAAGCCACCATGCGGGCCTTTGTTGAAAATGGCTATCAGTTTTATAACGCTGAAACAGAGCAAGTCGATTTAGAGGGGAATCGACGTTACTTCCTCAACAATGCCGTCACGGTTATCAAAAACGGACATGCCATTGGCGGCTGGGCTTCACATCTTGACATTACCGAGCGGCGACTGGCGCAGCAGGCACTCTTGGAAGCCGAACAGAATCGTGTGGCTGAACTAGCCAAAACCAATCAGGCGCTAAAAAATAGCCTCGATCACCTTGCGGCTGACCCCGACTTGAATGCCTTTCTAGGCTATGTGTTGCTGGAAATCACCCAACAGCTTGATTTGGATGTTGCAGCCCTCTGGTTTTATGACGCGGCCACTCAAACCCTTTCTTTGGAAATACTAATTGAGCAAGGGCAAGTCAAGCTAAGGGATCAGATTCAAGCCCCTGAAGCTTATCTGCACCCGACAACCACAAGCACACCCGTTTGGGAAATGCTCTTGCGAACGAAACAGCCCTTTGTCGTGAATCGCGAGAATGGTGCCGACTATACCTTTCACGATACCTATGCCTATCAAACGGAGCAATTAGGGCTACAAGTTTGCGCCAATTTCTTGCTGCGGCTAGGCGATGAACCCATCGGCATGTTGGGCTTGGGGGCTACACAGCCGATGACCTTCACGCCGGAAGCCATTGAACTTGCTCAGGCCCTGACTCAGCAAGCCACCCTGGCAATTCAACTCATGCGCCTGGCGGATGAAGCCAAGCACGCCGCTATCTTTGAAGAACGCAACCGATTGGCGGGCGAAATCCACGATACGCTGGCCCAAGCCTTCACAGGCATTTCACTACAGTTGGGCGTAGCCAAGTCTATCGCCCCTCAAGACCCCACAGAAACCCAACGCATTCTGGAGCGTGCCTTGCAACTGGCCCATGCTGGCTTAACCGAAGCTCGGCGGGCGGTGTGGGCTATCTATCCCTCAGCAGCCAAGTACACGGACCTTTGTCAGATGCTGCGGGATGTCACTCATCAGCTTGCCGTGAATGTGCCAATAGAGCTACGGGTAGAAGGTGAACCCTACGACGTACCCGCTCTGTTGGGTTTAAATCTTACGCGCATCGCTCAAGAGGCCATTACAAACGCACTCAAACACGCTCAAGCAAGCATCGTCCAAGTCGTTCTAGTCTATGAACCGCAAGATATTTCTCTACACATCAGCGACGACGGCTGTGGGTTTTTACCGCAACAGGATGCGGGCGGCTTTGGATTAATGAGTCTCTCACAACGGTCTGAGCGCATTGGTGGCGAGTTGCAAATTCATAGTCAACCCGGACAGGGCACCGAAATTTGGATGCATGTGAACCTAGAGCGTTTTGCCGAAATGCTGCGAGCAAGCACCTCACAAGCGGGGCTTTCGCAAGATTTAGGTGATGAGTAA
- a CDS encoding response regulator transcription factor, with protein sequence MSQSLIRVLIADDHPIVRNGLILMLRYSADLEIVGEASTGKEAVELYRQQQPDVVLMDLRMPEMGGVEAIAIIRQEFSNARILVLSTYDYDEDIYQGLQAGARGYLLKDISMEVLHEAIRKVHVGQKYIPADVAMKLAERLSSPQLTERETQILELMVQGKSNAEMAGELYISENTVKFHINNILIKLDVKNRGQAIVTAIQRGIIKV encoded by the coding sequence ATGTCTCAAAGTCTAATTCGTGTTCTCATCGCTGACGACCATCCCATTGTTCGCAATGGTTTGATTTTGATGCTGCGCTACAGCGCTGATTTAGAAATCGTAGGCGAGGCCAGCACTGGCAAAGAAGCCGTGGAACTTTATCGGCAGCAGCAGCCGGATGTGGTGCTCATGGATTTGCGAATGCCTGAGATGGGAGGTGTTGAGGCAATTGCGATCATTCGCCAAGAATTTTCCAATGCTCGTATTCTTGTGCTGAGTACCTATGACTATGACGAAGACATTTACCAGGGTTTACAGGCTGGTGCCAGAGGCTACTTGCTGAAAGACATTTCGATGGAGGTGCTGCATGAGGCCATTCGCAAGGTACATGTAGGGCAAAAATATATTCCGGCAGATGTCGCTATGAAGCTAGCTGAACGCCTCAGTTCCCCTCAACTGACGGAACGAGAAACACAGATTCTAGAGTTAATGGTGCAAGGAAAAAGTAATGCCGAAATGGCCGGTGAGCTCTACATCAGTGAGAATACGGTTAAATTCCATATCAACAATATCTTGATCAAGCTCGATGTGAAGAACCGGGGTCAGGCGATCGTGACTGCCATCCAGCGAGGCATTATTAAAGTTTGA
- a CDS encoding efflux RND transporter permease subunit gives MFAKSFIKRPVLAIVCALIITLLGLIAIPTLPVEQYPNISPVQVVVTANYTGANAEVVEQNVTNVLERRINGVPGMRYITSTSSNDGTSTITVTFRQGYSQDIAAVDVQNRVALAEPQLPDTVRQTGVSVTKQSSAIAVSFALYSDHYDGVFLSNYADQYVLEALRRIPGVGSLTPYGERRYAMRIWLDPHRLASHHLTASDVVEALREQNFQVGIGRIGQPPTVEGQQYQIDLQAVGRLREAGEFENMILKSDPNGAIVRLQDVGRAELGAQSYNSFARYNGKETVGYDVKQLPGSNALEVANAVKAELSNLAQSFPPNVNYSVPYDPSLFVVASRQEVITTLYQAILLVVLIIFIFLQDWRTMLVPAITIPVALIGTFAFIKAFNFSMNSLTLFGIVLATGMVVDDAIVVVEDIARRIKEGLAPVQAAIAAMQELSGAVIATSLVLIAVFVPVAFFPGVTGQLYKQFALTIAFAIVISTFLALTLTPALSALLLRSQQPHQGWMGRVLSWVFAGVNRALEAMQAGYRRSLRQIVRFKMFVIGLFIVSLGATGWLYLTVPTAFIPDEDQGYVMNIIQGPEGTTQEYTGEVINKVDQKMLQIPGVDSVFSLGGVGFTGNIANSGISYITLKPWADRSVEESAQAVLGKAYDSLANVSQASIFAINPPAIMGLGSVGGFVFQLQDRGGNDLNDLLQIKDELVARANERPELHEVFSTFMANAPQKIIEIDRDRAKALQVEVDDILSTLQILIGSHYVNDFNAFNRTYRVYVQADKQFRSNPRDLEQLYVRSATGEMIPLANLVNMTPQTGAQTITHYNLFRSIEINGMAAPGYSSGQAIAAMEQIAGDVLPRTMGFEWSGISLEEISSSGQAPLIFGLGLVFVFLVLAAQYENFIDPLIIMLAVPLAILGALLAQSMRGLTNDVYCQVGLVMLIGLASKNAILIVEFANQLREEMPIAKAAMEAAIARLRPILMTALSTLIGIFPLMVATGAGSASRQSIGTAVFGGILVATFLSLFVVPVLYIVINTLRFYLPKISADLQCTLRRYLFIFRN, from the coding sequence ATGTTTGCGAAATCTTTTATAAAACGCCCTGTTCTAGCAATTGTGTGTGCCCTGATTATTACGTTATTAGGACTCATTGCAATTCCTACTTTGCCGGTTGAACAATATCCCAACATTAGCCCCGTTCAAGTTGTGGTAACCGCCAACTATACGGGAGCGAATGCTGAAGTCGTTGAACAAAATGTCACCAATGTGCTGGAGCGACGCATTAACGGTGTCCCTGGGATGCGCTACATTACCTCCACCAGTAGTAACGATGGCACCAGCACAATTACCGTCACGTTTCGCCAGGGATACAGCCAGGATATTGCGGCTGTCGATGTGCAAAATCGTGTCGCGCTGGCCGAACCGCAACTCCCCGATACGGTTAGACAAACGGGGGTGAGCGTTACCAAGCAGTCCAGTGCGATCGCCGTCAGCTTTGCACTCTACAGCGATCACTATGACGGGGTCTTTTTAAGCAACTATGCCGACCAATATGTCTTAGAAGCCCTAAGACGCATCCCTGGGGTTGGTTCACTCACGCCCTATGGCGAACGTCGGTACGCTATGCGAATTTGGCTTGATCCGCATCGATTGGCCAGTCACCACCTGACCGCAAGTGACGTGGTTGAAGCGCTGAGAGAACAAAACTTCCAAGTCGGTATTGGGCGCATTGGGCAGCCGCCTACGGTGGAAGGACAGCAGTATCAAATCGACCTGCAAGCGGTTGGTCGGCTGCGTGAAGCGGGCGAATTTGAGAACATGATTCTCAAAAGCGATCCCAATGGGGCCATCGTGCGCTTGCAGGATGTCGGTCGGGCTGAATTAGGGGCGCAAAGCTATAACTCCTTTGCTCGGTATAACGGCAAAGAAACGGTAGGGTATGACGTCAAGCAGTTGCCCGGCAGCAATGCCCTTGAGGTGGCGAACGCGGTCAAGGCTGAGCTGTCAAACTTAGCCCAAAGCTTCCCGCCAAATGTGAATTATTCCGTTCCCTACGACCCATCACTGTTCGTAGTGGCGTCTCGCCAAGAGGTGATTACCACGCTGTACCAAGCCATTCTTCTCGTCGTCCTGATTATCTTTATCTTCTTGCAGGACTGGCGGACGATGCTGGTGCCAGCGATTACGATTCCCGTCGCATTGATCGGCACGTTTGCTTTTATCAAAGCCTTCAACTTTTCCATGAACAGTTTGACGCTGTTCGGCATCGTCTTAGCCACCGGGATGGTGGTAGATGATGCAATCGTGGTGGTCGAAGATATTGCTCGCCGCATTAAAGAAGGACTTGCCCCCGTTCAAGCGGCGATCGCGGCCATGCAGGAACTATCTGGGGCGGTGATTGCCACGTCACTAGTGTTGATTGCCGTGTTTGTGCCGGTCGCCTTTTTCCCCGGAGTTACAGGACAGCTCTACAAACAATTTGCGCTGACGATTGCGTTTGCGATCGTCATCTCTACCTTTCTAGCGCTGACCCTCACGCCAGCCTTATCTGCATTGCTTCTGCGATCGCAACAGCCGCATCAGGGTTGGATGGGTCGAGTACTCAGTTGGGTTTTTGCGGGGGTGAACCGCGCTTTAGAGGCCATGCAAGCGGGCTACCGACGGTCACTGCGTCAAATTGTCCGCTTCAAAATGTTCGTCATTGGCTTGTTCATTGTGTCTTTAGGGGCAACGGGGTGGCTCTACCTCACGGTACCGACGGCATTCATCCCCGATGAAGATCAGGGATATGTGATGAATATTATTCAAGGCCCCGAAGGCACCACGCAGGAATATACGGGCGAAGTGATCAACAAGGTTGATCAGAAAATGTTGCAAATTCCTGGGGTCGATAGTGTCTTTTCTCTAGGAGGCGTGGGGTTTACAGGCAACATTGCCAACAGTGGCATTTCCTACATCACGCTTAAACCTTGGGCAGACAGGAGTGTAGAAGAATCGGCTCAAGCAGTTCTCGGTAAAGCCTATGACTCGCTTGCGAACGTTTCACAAGCCAGCATATTTGCGATTAATCCACCGGCCATTATGGGATTAGGTAGTGTCGGAGGCTTTGTCTTTCAACTGCAAGATCGAGGGGGAAATGACCTCAATGATTTGCTGCAAATCAAAGATGAATTGGTTGCTCGGGCGAACGAAAGGCCGGAATTACATGAGGTCTTTAGCACCTTTATGGCCAATGCGCCGCAAAAAATCATTGAGATTGATCGAGATCGGGCCAAAGCCCTCCAAGTTGAGGTCGATGACATCCTGAGCACCCTACAAATCTTGATCGGGTCGCACTATGTCAACGACTTTAATGCTTTTAATCGCACCTATCGGGTTTATGTTCAGGCCGATAAGCAATTTCGCTCTAATCCGAGGGATCTAGAACAGCTCTATGTTCGTTCGGCCACGGGGGAAATGATTCCGCTAGCCAACCTGGTCAACATGACGCCCCAAACAGGAGCTCAAACCATTACGCACTACAACTTATTTCGCTCAATCGAAATCAACGGCATGGCCGCACCGGGCTACAGCTCTGGACAAGCGATCGCCGCCATGGAGCAAATCGCAGGGGATGTTTTGCCACGGACGATGGGCTTTGAATGGTCGGGTATTTCTTTAGAAGAGATTTCTTCCAGTGGGCAGGCTCCGCTCATCTTTGGTTTGGGATTGGTCTTTGTCTTTTTGGTGCTAGCCGCTCAGTATGAGAACTTTATCGATCCGCTGATTATCATGCTGGCAGTTCCGCTAGCCATCTTGGGAGCCTTGTTGGCCCAGTCGATGCGAGGGCTGACCAATGATGTTTATTGTCAGGTGGGGTTAGTGATGCTGATTGGGTTAGCGTCTAAAAATGCCATTCTGATTGTGGAATTCGCTAACCAACTGCGGGAAGAAATGCCGATAGCCAAGGCCGCTATGGAAGCGGCGATCGCCCGCTTACGCCCGATTCTCATGACGGCATTGTCCACACTGATTGGGATTTTCCCGTTAATGGTAGCCACCGGGGCCGGGTCGGCTAGCCGTCAATCCATCGGCACGGCTGTATTTGGCGGCATCTTAGTGGCAACTTTCCTAAGCCTGTTTGTTGTTCCTGTTCTCTACATTGTTATCAACACGCTACGGTTTTATCTGCCCAAAATCTCCGCAGATCTACAGTGTACTTTAAGGCGCTATTTGTTCATTTTCAGAAATTAA